From one Gammaproteobacteria bacterium genomic stretch:
- a CDS encoding tetratricopeptide repeat protein, translated as MRCLRALRGVVATVLVLVLSLIVTPAWSTQPASSASLQQDNAYDILVGFLAFDGGQFAVATRHFLRVAQVYPDGKIAEYAMRSALLADDRETALVAGRLWSRLAPDELVAIEFRVRAYSRLAAIEHAVDELERLRHLSLGDGYHGYLPLLPLLFRDPSNLVAVKIMQRLVQRHQHDVYAHFAMADLATRFRLHALSLSESRRALDIQSDFSPAAVQYASSLQSLDKSQQALDHLFRFLQKFPADVQVRTYYARLLAGLNQSVESYAQYLILTEYDSDNEDTIYSLANMAYKLEDYAAAWRYFLELVVRGERSEEAKFMLAKIEEKNGNIDAAVSWYRSVGASQFFFDGQVRAAELFVEQGHFDVALAAIRELRESNPVGHLADVILLEGSALVAAGRIDSAYKLYTRHFDGPPKQHTQLLYARAMLSRDRGDHAAFRHDLMAALEIDEDHQASLLELGMALVADKHYEQAGVYLQHALSLEPTDPATLTSYGCLQLRMGQHILAVSYLEQAARLDDDPLISAYLGEALWQTGSMDRARMTWHQGLVNAPDNKLLNILIQGDRLP; from the coding sequence TTGCGATGTTTAAGAGCGCTGCGAGGCGTTGTCGCTACAGTATTAGTGCTGGTCTTGTCTTTGATTGTTACGCCAGCATGGTCAACTCAACCAGCCAGTTCGGCATCTCTTCAACAAGATAATGCTTACGACATATTGGTGGGTTTTCTTGCTTTTGATGGCGGCCAGTTTGCTGTTGCAACAAGGCATTTCCTGCGCGTGGCACAAGTCTATCCCGATGGTAAAATTGCTGAATATGCCATGCGTTCAGCACTGTTGGCGGATGATCGTGAAACAGCGCTTGTCGCCGGTAGGTTGTGGTCACGACTCGCCCCCGATGAACTGGTAGCTATTGAGTTTCGTGTCCGCGCTTATTCACGCCTTGCTGCGATAGAGCATGCCGTTGATGAGTTGGAGCGCTTGCGTCATTTGAGCCTCGGTGATGGCTACCATGGTTATTTACCCTTGTTGCCTTTGTTGTTTCGTGACCCCAGTAACCTTGTCGCTGTAAAAATAATGCAACGTTTAGTGCAAAGGCATCAACACGATGTCTATGCACATTTTGCTATGGCAGATCTTGCGACACGCTTTCGTTTGCATGCGTTGTCTCTCAGTGAAAGTCGTCGGGCGCTTGATATCCAGTCTGATTTTAGTCCTGCAGCAGTACAGTACGCCTCATCGTTGCAGAGTTTAGATAAAAGCCAACAAGCGCTAGACCACCTTTTTCGTTTTTTGCAAAAATTTCCAGCGGATGTGCAAGTACGTACATATTATGCGCGTTTGCTTGCTGGCTTAAACCAGTCAGTAGAAAGCTATGCTCAATATTTGATTTTGACAGAATATGATAGTGACAATGAAGACACTATTTATTCCTTAGCAAACATGGCCTACAAGCTTGAAGATTACGCTGCTGCCTGGCGTTATTTCCTGGAGCTTGTTGTGCGTGGTGAGCGCAGTGAAGAGGCTAAGTTCATGTTGGCTAAAATTGAAGAGAAAAACGGCAACATCGATGCGGCAGTATCATGGTATCGCTCGGTTGGTGCCAGCCAATTCTTTTTTGATGGCCAGGTGCGTGCGGCGGAGTTATTTGTCGAGCAAGGCCATTTTGATGTGGCGCTGGCGGCAATACGTGAGTTGCGCGAGTCGAATCCGGTAGGTCATCTAGCCGATGTAATTTTACTTGAAGGCAGTGCATTGGTCGCAGCGGGACGTATTGATAGTGCTTATAAGTTGTATACACGTCATTTCGACGGGCCACCAAAACAGCATACCCAATTACTGTATGCGCGTGCGATGTTATCTCGTGACAGAGGCGATCATGCCGCGTTTCGTCACGACTTGATGGCAGCGTTGGAAATCGATGAAGATCATCAAGCCAGCTTGCTTGAGTTGGGTATGGCGCTGGTCGCCGACAAACACTATGAACAGGCGGGTGTTTATTTACAGCATGCCTTATCGCTGGAGCCCACTGATCCAGCTACCTTGACGAGCTACGGTTGCTTACAATTACGCATGGGTCAGCACATTTTGGCAGTGTCTTATCTTGAGCAGGCAGCGCGGCTTGATGATGACCCGCTGATCTCAGCGTACCTTGGCGAAGCGCTATGGCAAACAGGCAGCATGGATCGCGCGCGTATGACCTGGCATCAAGGTTTGGTTAACGCGCCTGATAACAAGTTACTCAATATATTAATTCAAGGGGATCGTTTACCGTAA